In Rhodocyclaceae bacterium, a single window of DNA contains:
- a CDS encoding type IV toxin-antitoxin system AbiEi family antitoxin — translation MDSNSRHQILKRLQTGLARGAPFDLSTLARIGVSAPLAARYAESGWLVRLAQGVYAFPKDDFGVYGALMFLQQRVPGLHIGGKSALALQGVRHNLGVREPLVLWGDVRFALPDWFTSRFPARYVHARLFDWPDETLPARTVVTPAGLPDGLRVSASERAVLELLYDVGTRQSLDEARNLFDGVRSPRKELMGQLLASCTNVKTVRLFLTWARESGLLDVDDLRARYPLRTGSDKRWMSRMPDGTLLTLKPHG, via the coding sequence ATGGATTCAAATTCCCGTCACCAGATCCTCAAGCGCCTGCAGACAGGTCTTGCCCGTGGTGCGCCGTTCGACCTGAGCACCCTGGCACGGATCGGAGTGTCTGCCCCGCTGGCTGCGCGCTACGCCGAAAGCGGCTGGCTAGTGCGCCTGGCACAGGGCGTGTACGCCTTCCCGAAGGACGATTTCGGGGTGTACGGCGCACTGATGTTCCTGCAACAGCGCGTGCCCGGGCTGCACATCGGCGGCAAGAGTGCGCTGGCGCTGCAGGGCGTTCGACACAACCTGGGCGTCCGCGAGCCCCTGGTACTTTGGGGTGATGTCCGCTTCGCCCTGCCCGACTGGTTCACCTCGAGGTTTCCCGCACGCTACGTGCACGCGCGCTTGTTCGACTGGCCGGATGAGACGTTGCCAGCCAGGACCGTGGTGACGCCCGCCGGGCTGCCCGACGGACTGCGCGTGTCGGCATCGGAGCGCGCCGTGCTGGAGCTGCTGTACGACGTCGGCACCCGCCAGAGCCTGGATGAGGCTCGCAACCTGTTCGACGGGGTGCGTTCGCCTCGCAAGGAACTGATGGGCCAGTTGCTGGCCAGTTGCACCAACGTGAAGACCGTGCGGCTCTTCCTGACGTGGGCCCGTGAGAGCGGCCTGCTGGACGTGGACGATCTGCGCGCTCGCTACCCGCTGCGCACCGGCAGCGACAAGCGCTGGATGAGCCGGATGCCCGACGGCACCTTGTTGACGCTCAAGCCCCATGGATAA